A genome region from Mercenaria mercenaria strain notata chromosome 11, MADL_Memer_1, whole genome shotgun sequence includes the following:
- the LOC123532375 gene encoding uncharacterized protein LOC123532375, producing MAKVGFQAVWLIFCVVFSDVAASIGTAQEPVCTSRFDYDHKMLQKMLMLEIEQNTIKQAIGELKEFLAKQTETGKEMQNAFGKMTSKLQRIETLSSFDGSGSTYVRWGRISCPWNGTEQVYKGFAAGSNHNKGAASSYLCLPEDPTWGVYDDTAQDSGTIWGAEYEFLYRNEYTFFGKSLKERDVPCSVCRTKRASVLMIPGRNVCYGGWTMEYKGYLMAGHDTHHATDFVCVDQEPEALIGGGSNENGKLFYFTEGRCGSLRCPPYVHGRELTCSVCTK from the exons ATGGCGAAAGTTGGATTTCAGGCTGTTTGGTTGATTTTTTGCGTTGTTTTCTCTGATGTGGCAGCAAGTATTGGCACTGCTCAGGAGCCAGTATGTACTTCCAGATTTGATTACGatcacaaaatgttacagaagaTGTTGATGTTGGAAATAGAACAGAACACAATTAAACAAGCTATCGGTGAACTAAAAGAGTTTCTGGCCAAACAAACTG AGACAGGAAAGGAAATGCAAAATGCTTTTGGCAAAATGACAAGCAAGCTCCAACGAATTGAAACATTGTCGTCATTTGATGGTTCAGGTTCGACATATGTCCGTTGGGGAAGAATATCATGTCCGTGGAACGGAACTGAACAGGTTTACAAAGGTTTTGCCGCCGGCTCCAATCATAACAAAGGAGCGGCATCTAGTTACTTATGTTTGCCTGAAGATCCAACATGGGGTGTGTATGATGACACTGCACAGGACTCGGGCACCATCTGGGGAGCTGAATATGAATTCCTGTATAGAAATGAATATACATTCTTTGGAAAGTCCCTTAAGGAACGAGACGTTCCATGTAGCGTCTGCAGAACAAAGAGAGCTAGTGTCCTCATGATTCCTGGACGTAATGTTTGCTACGGTGGCTGGACCATGGAATACAAAGGCTATCTTATGGCTGGACACGACACACATCATGCTACTGACTTTGTCTGTGTTGACCAAGAGCCTGAGGCGCTCATTGGAGGAGGTTCGAATGAAAatggaaaattgttttattttacagaGGGGCGTTGTGGATCCTTGCGCTGTCCACCTTATGTACATGGACGAGAACTAACGTGCTCTGTTTGTACGAAGTAA